The following proteins come from a genomic window of Diorhabda carinulata isolate Delta chromosome X, icDioCari1.1, whole genome shotgun sequence:
- the LOC130902316 gene encoding transient receptor potential cation channel protein painless-like, whose protein sequence is MYSKMEGEKAVALKRTDSICPPPEEVLLQRVLKNNTEDLDLIVNEALLKYIYDGYSKPILLVACIEEAVEPLTIQALIDLGADIRFSDENQWEALHFAAKRTNYSVLKVVIDNLKARHFDINDVLAQSSNALHILIRYGESQSIDFIKCAKLLIQEGINVNSGDSKFISPILWAAKNGSKDVIKVILENSPVPVDLDSHKLRGQTARDIITIKNLYEGYLPEKIDNNNQNGIVNKGSTRIDAEILFNYVKLRKENEFLNYNNGDIRDFANIEDGSDTLLQMACDKGSKIIVEHLLNNGADQSRVTNKNKKTPLEITADHGFHEIFSLLLNRLDNEIPMSVLISLVKCYDYEIFPGIDRKLCCKYLLDKLKSNRDILNINGVDESMNSPLHYAVRYGDVNIINDLLQTGASLGSKNKYGIMPIQDMEPEALNKHLDNCVQFDFKGKKDKEDFSITFDYRTLIPPTTKISRPDSELGINSSDNQELVLETEVISYMSTASEFKHLLTHPVIVSFLFMKWHRIRWLFYTNLAFYIAFFVSLVTYVFSYYANFEELTSFEVFLKFVSWITLLITFFVLLFRELFQIAILPKKYFRNFENYLEMTLIIIAGWILFVGSPSIDTRKQLSSLSILLAAFELVLMLGQHPKLSTNVVMLRTVSYDFFKFLLWYSILIVAFALSFNILFSAEPKIIVANQTESESDDDSFENPGKSVFKTIVMLTGEFEASDINFEAFPFVSKLIFVLFIFMIAIILLNLLNGLAVSDTQTIRKDAELLGHISRAQHIFYVETMMLGNILPKSLVTKLNDLCCCLPFDTNLRCTISKPLAEKVCLFPHLFNYEMTVYPNRYGQIYIPMNKKQKCCHGYCYNIYLDKETILRINALVQFKKEQLQSKVDIEMYKSEIVIIKNKLDDLLNKLQSKQLQ, encoded by the coding sequence ATGTATTCAAAAATGGAAGGTGAAAAAGCTGTAGCTCTCAAGAGAACAGATAGCATATGTCCACCACCGGAAGAAGTTCTTCTACAACGCGTTTTAAAGAATAATACAGAAGATTTAGACCTCATTGTTAACGAAGCTCttcttaaatatatttatgatggCTATAGCAAACCGATTTTGTTGGTTGCTTGCATCGAAGAAGCAGTAGAGCCCCTAACAATCCAAGCTTTAATAGATCTAGGAGCAGATATACGATTTTCCGACGAGAACCAGTGGGAAGCATTACATTTCGCCGCTAAACGAACTAATTATTCAGTTTTAAAAGTtgtaattgataatttgaaagcTAGACATTTCGATATTAACGATGTACTAGCTCAAAGTAGTAACGCCTTGCATATTCTTATTAGGTACGGAGAAAGTCAATcaattgattttatcaaatgCGCTAAACTTTTAATTCAAGAAGGAATTAATGTGAACAGTGGAGACAGTAAATTCATATCACCTATACTGTGGGCAGCTAAGAATGGTTCAAAGGATGTTATCAAAGTGATATTAGAAAATAGTCCGGTTCCAGTGGATTTGGACTCCCATAAACTGAGAGGACAGACCGCTAGagatattattacaattaaaaatttatacgaaGGTTATCTTccagaaaaaattgataacaataatCAAAACGGAATCGTAAACAAAGGAAGTACAAGAATCGATGCGGAGATACTTTTTAATTACGTTAAATTacgaaaagaaaatgaatttctgAATTATAATAATGGAGATATTAGAGATTTCGCAAATATCGAAGATGGTTCCGACACCCTTCTTCAAATGGCGTGCGATAAGGGAAGCAAGATCATAGTAGAACACCTATTAAATAACGGAGCTGATCAATCGAGAgttaccaataaaaacaaaaagactCCACTGGAAATAACCGCCGATCACGGTTTCCACGAAATATTTAGTCTTCTTCTAAACCGTCTCGATAACGAGATTCCCATGTCTGTTTTAATAAGTTTAGTAAAATGTTATGATTACGAGATATTTCCAGGTATAGATAGAAAACTGTGTTGTAAATATCTTCTCGACAAACTGAAATCTAATAgagatatattgaatataaatggTGTGGACGAATCTATGAATTCCCCGTTGCATTACGCAGTTAGATATGGTGACGTTAATATCATTAACGATCTTCTTCAAACTGGAGCGTCTCTGGGgtctaaaaacaaatatggtATTATGCCTATCCAGGATATGGAACCTGAGGCATTGAACAAACATTTGGATAACTGCGTTCAGtttgattttaaaggaaaaaaagacAAGGAAGATTTTTCTATAACGTTCGATTATCGTACTTTGATACCACCTACTACAAAGATAAGTAGACCAGATTCGGAATTAGGTATTAATTCTTCCGATAACCAAGAACTTGTACTTGAAACTGAAGTTATATCGTATATGAGTACAGCTTCGGAATTTAAGCATCTTTTAACACATCCTGTGATagttagttttttatttatgaaatggCATAGAATAAGATGGCTCTTTTATACTAATTTAGCGTTTTATATtgctttttttgtttctttagtaACTTACGTGTTTTCttattatgcaaattttgaagAACTCACGTCCTTTGAAGTTTTTCTTAAATTCGTTTCGTGGATAACATTGCtgattacattttttgtattgttattCAGGGAATTATTCCAAATTGCAATTTTACCGAAAAAGTATTttcggaattttgaaaattacttagAAATGACTCTTATTATTATAGCTGGATGGATATTATTTGTCGGTTCTCCATCTATTGATACCCGTAAACAACTTTCAtctttatctattttattaGCAGCTTTTGAACTTGTATTGATGCTCGGTCAACATCCGAAACTATCAACGAACGTTGTTATGCTGAGAACAGTTTcttatgattttttcaaatttcttttgtgGTATTCCATATTAATTGTCGCATTTGCTTTAAGTTTTAACATACTATTTTCCGCAGAACCTAAAATAATTGTAGCGAATCAAACAGAGAGCGAAAGTGACGACGATTCTTTCGAAAATCCAGGAAAATCTGTGTTTAAAACTATTGTTATGTTGACAGGCGAATTCGAAGCCAGCGACatcaattttgaagcttttcCTTTTGTTagcaaattaatttttgttcttttcattTTCATGATAGCCATTATACTGCTCAATCTCTTAAATGGTTTAGCTGTAAGTGACACACAGACGATAAGAAAAGACGCCGAACTATTGGGACATATCTCTAGAGCTCAACATATTTTCTACGTAGAAACGATGATGTTGGGAAACATCCTCCCCAAGAGCTTAGTTACCAAGTTGAACGATTTATGCTGTTGCTTACCATTCGACACAAATTTACGCTGCACCATTTCCAAACCTTTAGCAGAAAAAGTTTGTCTTTTTCCACATTTATTCAATTACGAAATGACTGTCTATCCTAACAGATACGGACAAATATATATTCCGAtgaataagaaacaaaaatgttgTCACGGTTATtgttataacatttatttagaTAAAGAGACAATTTTACGAATAAACGCGTTAGTTCAGTTTAAAAAAGAGCAACTACAATCAAAAGTAGATATAGAGATGTATAAATCTGAAATtgttatcattaaaaataaattggatgATCTATTGAATAAACTCCAATCGAAACAGTTACAATAA